In Planococcus citri chromosome 4, ihPlaCitr1.1, whole genome shotgun sequence, the genomic window gtttcaaaatttggccctgTATGTGCGAGTGAGTTGTAGGCTTCAAAAGTGTGTAGAGAATGTCATAACTGTCATCAGAGTACTCGTAACAATTAACATAGACTGAtttaaagtataaaaaattagtcaaaacgagataatttttgaagtattttttttaagtgTTCCTTTCaggttatgaaaaattgaaaatcgtgtaaATTTAGGAAGGTGGTTTATGGTCAATTGGTCATAATGATCTAAAACTGTAATAACTCTCTATAAGGCcttaaaatttgatcgaaaattggTTCTGTAAATCAAAATATGGTActtctaaaatttcatgaatttgaaaaaattattcgaaaatgaatagattttttattaaaaaacctACATAAATGAGAATGCTTACGCTAACGATTGAGGAGTACTtgtcacttttcaattttttgtggtacTTACATATCTTGCCCAAAAtacggtaggtacctatatacttgTAAttagtttgaactttgaagttgaTAATGAAGCAAaagttcatcaattttataaaataggtgcctacctatctaatctattcaaattaacaaatttctttcagtaaaaattagataggtactgtTCAAATTCTTTTCAGTGTTTCATACGTACCTACTCCTACAAATACGTATTTCAGTAGGCTACATTTTTAAGACTCACGTGTGTATTTGGCGCCAAatagatttatttatttagcgCCAACAGCACATGGTTACAATAAGATAATGTTTTCTGTATTTCACGGATAAAATGTAGCGGTCAACTGCCTTGGCAGACACTCATCAATCAGCTGGGCACATTACAGCTTAGATAGAGGGTGTAAGGGATGGTTAAGGGATGAATGAAGTTGCATACCAATGCTATACATATGCTGCAGTCAACAGTACAACTTCACAATAACCCTAGGTAGTTTACGTttacacaataaaaaaaaaaaaaaaaagatgttctCTTGGTTACTGTGAATATTCCAATATAAAGAGAGAGAACAATAAATGAAACAGAATAGGAACGAATACCTGCTTCACCAGTGTGTGTCAGGCCACACTCTCTAAAGAAACAACCAGTTTAATGTATaagggatttttaaaaagacgaGCAGAAAGCACAAACTGGCTGAAAACCTTTCCGAGGGAATTTATTCCCTCCTCGTAGCTGGATGGTTGGCTGCCTTTCGTTTGTCTCTACTGCGTAGTGCTACTTTCACAATATCGTAAATAATACTGTGGACCAAAGTAGGTAGTGCCGCACCAGGGTATGCAGCGATTTTGTAAATGCTCAAAATTCTGTAGTGTTTTTTAAAGGTCTAAATCGTTGACTCAAAGGTCTAAATTTTCACTTGGAGATTTTCTCGTTTCTCGGTGTTAATAATTTTCATACTATGCTGGGTCCAGTTAAAAGCAGTCTGGTTCGTCATCGAAGTCGACGACGTTCCTCCAATAAAACTAAAAGTGAGAAGATTTCAAGATTTCTTAGTTCGAAGCGAATTGatctatgttttttttcgacaattctCTATTGTgttattttgatttcagagtACTGGACGTTCGAGACCATTACGTACATGGAGTACGTTGCACAGGAATTTACAAAAGATGTACTGTGGACACTTCCTTTAGAAGAATTAATTAAATTCCTTTCAACTTGCGCCTCAAAACTCAACGTCGCGTAAGTTGAAGAATCCTTATGTATTGAAGTTTTGTTTCGTGTCCTATGAAATAAAACCCATTCATTGTCCTCAAGTTCGTATTACTTACAAATCTGTACAGGCTACGCGAACAGCATCTAATCGAGGAGCAACTGCAACAGTGGGGCATCTCCGATTCGACTGAATCGAATGGTAACACTTCAGCCAGTTCAGCCAAAACAGCGAGGAGATCTTCCTCACAAGATGAATCAGAATCGTCTCAAGAACAGAACTTCACTTTGAAGGACAGCGAAGAGATGTGCGCAAAATTGGAGGAATTGAAAAAGGCCGAGCTGAAGTCGGGTAAGTTGAAACATGGTTCTTGAATaattaaaagtaggtaaataattttttagaaaaactaaaaactttgTTTTACCTAGATGAAAGGATCAGTGATAACCAAAGGAGTGCTATCTTGGGTGTTCTTCGAACTATTTTCAGTCACGAGACCCGATTTTCTACCGAAGAACTACGTAATATTTTGACGAAGCTCAG contains:
- the LOC135842646 gene encoding uncharacterized protein LOC135842646 produces the protein MLGPVKSSLVRHRSRRRSSNKTKKYWTFETITYMEYVAQEFTKDVLWTLPLEELIKFLSTCASKLNVALREQHLIEEQLQQWGISDSTESNGNTSASSAKTARRSSSQDESESSQEQNFTLKDSEEMCAKLEELKKAELKSDERISDNQRSAILGVLRTIFSHETRFSTEELRNILTKLSDILPSLNKHFSKCIRM